Proteins encoded together in one Sceloporus undulatus isolate JIND9_A2432 ecotype Alabama chromosome 4, SceUnd_v1.1, whole genome shotgun sequence window:
- the DLGAP4 gene encoding disks large-associated protein 4 isoform X6 — protein sequence MSTKQDTDSDSQEPDNSTCKSSERSLADCPPCNNSNSLDANTRQTAMPSQINRNLSYGDSNDPALEPSSLPPPDPWLETSTNTPSEPTQPGACRRDGYWFQKLLQAETERLEGWCHQMDQETKENNLSEEVLGKVLSAVGSAQLLMSQKFQQFRGLCDQNLNPNSNPRPTAQDLAGFWDLLQLSIEDISMKFDELYHLKANGWQLTETPEKKEEKKPPPPVPKKPAKPKSQLNRDKGSDSVDKQRQEARKRLMAAKRAASVRQNSATESADSIEIYVPEAQTRL from the exons ATGTCCACCAAACAGGATACAGATTCTGATTCTCAAGAACCAGATAATTCTACTTGTAAATCATCTGAGAGAAGCCTTGCTGATTGTCCCCCATGCAACAACTCCAACAGCCTTGATGCCAATACAAGGCAAACGGCCATGCCCTCCCAGATCAACAGAAACCTCTCCTATGGAGATAGCAATGACCCAGCTCTagagccttcctctcttcctcctcctgaccCTTGGCTTGAAACATCCACTAACACTCCATCAGAACCAACACAGCCCGGAGCATGCCGAAGGGACGGGTACTGGTTTCAGAAGCTGCTACAGGCAGAGACAGAAAGGTTAGAAGGATGGTGTCATCAGATGGACCAAGAGACCAAAGAGAATAATCTCTCTGAAGAAG TCTTAGGCAAAGTCCTTAGTGCAGTGGGCAGTGCACAGTTATTAATGTCACAGAAGTTCCAGCAGTTTCGTGGCCTCTGTGACCAGAACTTG AACCCTAATTCCAATCCCAGGCCCACAGCACAGGACCTTGCTGGTTTTTGGGATCTCTTACAGTTGTCCATCGAAGACATCAGCATGAAATTTGATGAATTGTACCACTTAAAGGCTAATGGATGGCAATTGACAGAGACACCAGAAAAGAAA gaagaaaagaagccaCCCCCTCCTGTGCCAAAGAAGCCAGCCAAACCTAAATCCCAGCTAAATCGGGACAAGGGCTCTGACTCGGTGGATAAACAGCGCCAGGAAGCCCGAAAGCGCCTCATGGCAGCCAAGCGTGCAGCCTCAGTCCGGCAGAACTCTGCCACTGAGAGTGCGGACAGCATTGAAATCTACGTTCCTGAGGCACAAACCCGTCTTTGa